The Panicum virgatum strain AP13 chromosome 6K, P.virgatum_v5, whole genome shotgun sequence nucleotide sequence ATACTTCTAATTTAAAAAGTAACTTGCAATTTAATTCAATCAGTGCTTTATGTGCCATCTCCGAGTGAAACTTCTACTATCTGTTAGAAGACTGAAATTACAGTTACAACGTAACAGGAGCCATTTTGAGATTGCAAACTACTGCTTCATGCATGCTCCAAAAAACTGCTCTGTGATAGCTGTTGGAAGAGAAGGCCTACCACAATGTAATACCCGATTGAAGTCTCGGTCATTCGATGGTAAGACcattttgtcaaaaaaaaatctcagctGCGTGATAAAAATGCTGTTGGTACTAATTCTGAAACTGGAAGCAGCAGAGAGCAATATATCCTCAAGCTCAACATGGAGCAGAAGGTTCCCACCACTTCAGAAGCTACTCAGATCAAACTCAATGAGAAAACTGGCTCAATCTAGTAAGGAAGATGCCGAGGACAAGAGTTCACCTAGAGCGGTTCTTGATGGTCCAGAAGAAAGGGAGCACCAAGTCACTGAAGAATGCTACAACACGTCTAGCCATGAGGTGAGCCGGCGTGGCCAAAATGGCCTATGGAGGCGGTTGTCGGACATGAAGCTCTGGCTTCCATTCCTAAGGACAATCGGCGATGACAGCGCTAGGGCCAGCGATGCTGGTTCGGCGTATGCCGAAGATCAGAAGCCTGCCTGGAGGTGCTTCAGCTTTCAGGAGATTTCAGTGGCTACTAATGACTTCCATCCAGGTATCTCTTTTCAATCATTTCATTAAATTATCAGTATTTCTGTCCAGGCTAGTGTATGCAAATTGAAAGAGTTTCTGAAGATCACTGAATTTGGCATCATAAGAAGTACAGCAATGGGATCAGTATACAAATAATTCATTCAGTTTCAAGAATTTTGTCTACtcttatgtaacaaaagtttaCTGGTTTGGTGTCATCATAAGTGAGGCATCTGTAATCTTTTATGGTTTCTTGTAGATAACTTGGCGGGAAGAGGAGGCTATGCAGAAGTATACAAGGGCGTCCTATCTGATGGCCAGCAAGTAGCTGTGAAGAGGCTGGCAAAAGGCACGCCCAGTGAACAGAAGGAGAAAGAGTTCCTGGCGGAACTAGGGATTCAGGGACATGTATGCCACCCAAATACATCATATCTTCTTGGATGCTGCGTTGAGAATGGACTATACCTGATATTTGAATTCTGCGCAAATGGAACTCTAGCATCGGCATTGCACGGTACACTGAATCTCAGTCAGTAGTATTTTTTCAGAGATGGTGAAATTTTGTCTGAAACTTTGTGACAACAGAGGTCCAACTTTGCAGGGAAGAGTGGTAAAACCCTTGAATGGCCTTTGAGGTACAAGATTGCGGTTGGTGTTGCAAGGGGCTTGCAATATCTGCATATGTTCTGCAGGCATAGAATCATCCATCGTGACATCAAGGCCTCCAATGTGCTTCTTGGTGATGACTTTGAACCTCAGGTAAATCCATTTTCTGATTGGACAATGATCCTCCTTGTATGATCTGAAGACCAAAGGAAATGCTACAAACCAACAACAATTTATAAAAACATTGTTAACTGCAAGAAAGTTAACCCAGATTGAATCAAGATTATGATCAAATCAAGAAATGCCATCTCTTCCACAGATTTCAGACTTTGGACTAGCAAAGTGGCTCCCCAAGCAGTGGACTCATCACTCTGTCATACCTATAGAAGGCACATTTGGGTAAGAAGCGTATTTATATTAACACTATCAATGCAAACAAATTGCAATTCGACTCATGTTTCCAGAAAAAATAACACTTTGAGCAGGTACTTGGCACCAGAATATTTCATGCACGGCATCGTTGATGAGAAGACTGACATATTCGCTTTTGGGGTTCTGCTGCTGGAGATTGTCACTGGAAGGAGACCTATTGACTGCTCCAAACAAAGCCTTTTGCAGTGGGTGAGAACTAGAGAtaaaaatattagaaaaaaatTATGTCTTTACTTAACAGCAATTCACATGTATGACTTCCTCTTAATGTCCAGGCAAAGCCACTCCTGGAGGCTGGGCAAGCGACTGAACTTGCCGACCCGAACCTCGGAGATGACTATGACAAGGATCAACTGAAGAGGATGATCGCCGTCTCGTCCCGCTGCATTATGCGACCGGCAATGTGGCGGCCCTCAATGGCCGAGGTACCATGCATCAAATTACTACCTGATCTGAACTGATTGACATGTGAAATGTTCAGTGATAACCAAATGCCAGTTACTCTGCATGTCATCTTTCAGGTTCTGCATTTCTTGTCTACTGATGATTGCCTGGAGGAACCAGAGAAATGGAACATTCCCGAGGACGAGGTTGATGACATGGATGATTGCACATTGTTTTCTGAATCTTGTTCCCCATAATTAATAGCACCCCCCACTCCCCAATTTCTTTGTGTTTGCTGTCGGCATGCCTTTCTTCTCATGGTGCTTGTGCTATTTTTTACGTTTCTTTTCTCGTTTGGAGGGTTAGATTACTGGTATTTAATCATGTAATTAGAGTATGAATGAGCATAAGAGATTGTATTTCCTAATGTGCGCAACAATGGAACGTGTAACTGGAAGCCACTGCTAAACCAAGAACTCTATAAATCAACACTAGAATCACATCGATTCTGAATGCAAACCCCCTACGGTGAACTGAACCTGAAACACTGGATGGAAACATGACCAGGCAAGCCTGTAGGAATACCATTTTTTTCGCATTGCCCTTACTGAAAAACTGCTAAAACAAGAGCAACTAACATGGTGTCGAAAAATGAGAGGAACATATACGGGCAGCATCAGGAGTATTTATTATCTTCATGGATCCAATGCGCAGCCCAGTCCTGATGGTTAAGCCTAATCAACTCCTGATGAGGCCTACGCCTGCCCAGCCCCCCAGTACTCAACTGATGATGTAACACCcctttaaaaaaaaatgatgatgtaACAAGTTTGGCAATCTGCCAATCTCGAGAAATCCGGGTTGATGAGCAATCTCATGGCTAAGGGTATGAACAGTCGCTGACAGGTTGACCTAGGACAGTAAAGTTAAAGGCGACATTATGCAATGCATCACCGTCCAAACATCATCACAACAATTCGCTAGAATAAAGATGGTGGTAGAATATTCCGAAGACGAAATCCTCATTTGGAAAACATCCCACAAACCAAAAACAGAAATACTTTTACCATGACAGGCATCGTTAGCTAATACTGAATAACTAAACAAAGGACCAAGGATCACGTCGCACTCCAAAACCCACCAGAAAATTGTAGCCATGAGTCATGCAACCTACTATATGTTCATAAGAAATCACATAGGATTTATTATCTTCGCATAGATGACAGAACAGAGAAAGCAACATGTGAACAAACTACACAATTTTACTCGGACAGCTCCATGAGCTACCTTAAAAATGCATTGATCACCTAATTCACTAACAGGAAGTTACTTTTACCACAGAAAATCCACATTATTAGCTGAAAAACAGCAAGGCATGTTTAATTTACACATAGAGCTAGCTAATTATCAAAGGATAGGAAATCCAACCAATACCGGTGAACAGCTGCACGAGCTATATATCTTTATAGACCACTAATCATACCTATTCCTGGTTGACCCATAAAAATCTGAATTATCACTTAAAAAGGAGCTATGGAGGATCCACTATTGTTGGATGTAATAATGACATTAGAAAAGTTATCTTATGATAAATTAATCCCTAGTTCACCAATTGACACATAAAAAATACAAACCATTGTtagtgaaataaaaaaatagctaTGCGGATTTTTACCACAAGTATTCGCTGCAATGTGTCAGATAAAGCTAATAAGAGGCTGGCAACTTGGAAATGTGACACGTTATCATCAGGGTGGAAAGCTACGCTCATTAACTCATGTCTGTCCAGCATACCAATGTACACAATGGGAGTATACCAACTGTATGAAGGCAATTTCCAGGCTTTAGACAAGGTCAGATCGAGGTTCTTTTGGCAGGGGACGAATAAGAAAAGGAAATACCATATGGTTAAGTGGGAAGCATTAGCCAGACCAAAAGAACGGGGTGGCCTGGGTTTTTTGGAAGTGAAAACAATGAACATTTGCTTGCTAGCTAAATGGCCGGAGAGACTAGAGGTAGAAGAGGGCAGTCTTTGTGTCGAGTTGTTGAGGAAGAAATATTTAGGAAACAGAAGCATCTTTCAAATCACCAGAACATCTGGATCTCAATTCTGGAGAGGCTTACTAGCTATCAAAATTGGTTCCAACGAGGCAGGACAGTCAAAATTAGAAGTGGAGCTCATTCGAGTTTTTGGCATGATACATGGCTGGGTAACTGCCCTCTGAAATTGGAATTTGATCAACTTTACAAATTCTGTCGGGACCCTCATGCCTCGGTGGAACAAGTTATGGGTAGTGGTCACATACAGGTGGAGTTCCGTAGGTCGCTGAACCAGCAGGAATTTCGAGAATGTGAACGTTTGGTAGAGCTGCTAACCTTTGTATCCTTAGGAGAGGGAAGAGATATAATGTGCTGGGCACTTGAGAAATCTGGCAAGTATTCTACAAGGTCATTGTACAAAGCTCTTACCTTTGGGGGTGTCGAGAATAAATTCCTTATGGGCATCTGGAAAACGAAGATACCTCTAAAGATACAAATTTTCTTATGGATGGTGTACCATGATAGAATTCAGGCAGCGGTGCAgctgaaaaaaagaaattggGATGGGGCTGTTGAATGTAATCTATGTGGAGAGATAGAGACTTCTGACCACATCCTCTTCCAATGCCCTGTGGCGCTGTTCCTTTGGGTGTTCCTAAAACAAACCTTCGGTTGGGCCGCATATCCAAGCTCCTTTGGGGCCCTGATGGAAAACCTCCTTCTAAATAACAAAGGCAGAGTTAGACATCTGTATCTTTTCTTGTGTTTTGGACACTGTGGAAAACAAGGAATGATCTCGTCTTCAACGCCAAGATTGTGCCGGCACCGGTGGTGGTGATTCACAAGACCATCGCGCTCCTGACGCAGTGGAAGATCCTTCTAAAGAAGAAAGACCGAGCCAAGATGGAGCTTATGATCGGAGAGATGTCAGCGAGTGTGTTGTCAGTATAGTTTCGTATCTGTCCCTCCTCCATTGTTGGATGTGCCGCCTGTCGTGGCTGCCGTAGTCTTAGAGTAGTACTGGCGCAGTAGAGGTATCATCCGTGGTGCACCTTTTGCTACTTTTGTTTCTCTGTGCCAGGGGGGTCCGAGTGCCCTCCCGTTCCTTGTAAAACCGGCCTCCCCGGTTATGTCGATCATTGTAAAGACGTGATACGCTTTCAATATAAAGTTGGACGACTTTGCCTTTGGCCGAAAAGTATTCGCTCCAATAGTGGCATAAGATTAAAAAACACCAAGGAACTACTAATTATCTTGGAATAGAAAGATAAAACGCTAAAATTATGGATGAACTGTTGCAATGTTGCATAAGCTATTCACCAAAGATTAACCACTTTATTCACTGATTGACCCATCGAAAATCCGCACAATCTCCAAAAAAAATGGCGGACTTTCGCTACAATTTTTGCTTCCGGAGACACGAGAGAGAAATTACCACAGAACTAAGCATCTTAGCATAGAAAATCAATCCATGGAGACTTAAGGTGAACATCTACTTAGGCTACCTTACAACACGTGAATCCCTAGTTCATGTTCACCAACTGACCCATGGAAATCCCGGGCCATCTTTTAAAAATAGCGATGGCAGCGGAATTTCACCACGAATAATTGACCACAAGAGTGAAATGAGACGAACAAGAACGATGATAGCGCCCTTAGCATGGCGACATGGCGCACGCCCATTTCTTAACTTGCTTTAAGCTGGGCCTGCAGGGCGAAACATTCTAGAAGCTTGGCACGACACCGTAGGCCGCGGCGTCGACGTAGAACCCGACGCCGTCGTCGCGGGCGTCGTCGGAGAAGGAGAGCCAGAACTTGGCCGTGTCGGAGGCgttcgtggcggcggcggcggcgggggcgcgcttGACGAAGCGGCCCTTGATCCTCGGGCGGGCCTCGGCGTAGGCCTTGCGGGACGCGTAGCGGATGGTCTTCTGGAACTTGCGGTTCTTGCGCTTCTCGCGGTACCTCTGCACCCTCGccacccgctccgccgccgcggcgaccacggcggcggcgcccgggacGACGACGGCCGCGGTATCCGCTGGGGAGGACCACGCGGCCGCCCACGCGGCCATGCCGGGCTGCGACCACAGCggagccgcagcgccgccgtgaTGGACGGGTGCCAAGCCGTCCGGCAGGTACCCGCCGCCCGTGACGCAGGCGGCCGTCGCGAGGTCGACGTCGGAGAGCAGGTCGAACAGGCTCCTGCCCTCCGCGCCGCTGTCGCTGGTGGTGAAGCTGGTCGACGAGCTGCCGTTCTGGTGGGGGCTCCCCTGCCCctgcgcgggcgccgccgcctccggccacgACGACGCGGCGTCGACGTCGTCGGGCGCGAAGAGGTCGTCGTACACgccggatgccgccgccgccgccgcggccatggcgagaGGCACGCGCTCGTGGCGCGACGCCAGCAGGTTGGCCGCGTGCACAGCGGCGTCGCAGGGGctgcagagcgccgccgcgtccgccgcgcagtacaccgccgccgcgccgccgcagaccgCGCAGGAGGCTCCCCCCGCCGCTGGGCTCGTGCTGCCTTCGCTTCCCATCATCCCTTTGAGCCTCCTTCTAGTTCTAGCTaggcttctttttctttttctctcttgaGCTTGCCTCAGCTTCTTTGAGCTTCTTGCGTTTGTGTGTGAGCGTGGGAAATGGAAGTGAGCTGCTGAGCTGTATTAATAGGGAGTTGGGGATGAAGTGAGGaagccatggaggagaaggGCGGGAGCTTAGGGAAGGTGGAGTTGGTGAATCGCCTAAAGAGGACACGTGGAGCTCTAATGGCCGCGAAAACTTTGAGCTGAGGGAGAAGATCGTGTAATTTAGAGGGAATTGGTAGGTGTACTATGGTAGGTACCCTTGTTCCCTTGCCAAACTATCCATCCATACCTGCATTTGTAGAGTAACTTTGTTTTGTGGCATCACAACCATTGGATTATTATTGCTTCGAGAAACTTGTTCTCATTGATGTTTAAAGGCTAATGATGTGTTAAatgataatattttttattcttGTGTGTGGTTTCGTTTTGTTGTAATTTGAGCATTTGGGATATATGTATGTAGGCATGCAAATCGGAATTTGAGGGGTTGAACTTCAATGTGCTTCTTCCCTTCTTCAAATTATGTTTATGTCCTTCTCTTCGATGCAACAAATCTCATAATCATGATCATGCGTATGTCTAAATGTACTACATTTTATTGAAATTCAATGTGAATTGAACATCTAGATTGAAAATTAAATGGAATTCGTGTTTGATTTGTGAAAAAATATTGTTCAGAGGAAAATTAAAGTATCTTGATATTGGTTGCCCCAGTGAGAGGTGCCCCTTTTGAATGggtaataaaaaaaatcatatcgtCTATTGAACAACTACTCATGGTAATTGTTTTGTGCTGCACTTGATCATTGGTTTGTAATGCGTGTGACACAAGTGTTCTCCTTGTGAATTCTTAACTGCCTCCCaccaatgtttttttttaggAAATGCCTCTCACCAATGTTAATCAGCAATTATTTATTTTGCCTTCTCATCTCTTTCTGTAGTGTGACCCTTTGTATCACCCTGTAGAGTACAGATTGTACCTTGTATTGACCAAAATTTGTAAATTATTATATTGTGATAAGGCATCTAGCAATGGTACTTACAATATGATTAATACTAGCACTTATAAGTATTAGGGGATCCCATCAAAATGGGAATAATTAATTATTTGGCATCCTTACAAGGTGAGTGGCATGTGATTTGCCACCAAAATGCTACCTAGTACCCTTTATGAAAGTATCTTCAAATTTATGTGTTCTAATGTTAGCAAGCTTCTGTCTTAGAGTTAGTTATTGTTTTTAGAAATCAATATCAGTTATATAACTATAATGAACCTCTTATTGATCCTTTAAATAGAAATCATTAGTTTATTATAATCCTCTCTTCTCACTTATAGAAATTATTTATTTGGATTCTAATTGAAGAGAAAATAGGTTTGAGCCATCGAGTCAATTATTCATACTCATGGTGTAAACATGTTCCTTTATGCCATTGATGTCCCAATTTTAGTGTGAAAACTTGTTTCCCAAATGCCACTAGAAATGCTACGACAATGTCATAAATGAACAAATTTTAAGCGATGGTGTTCTTATGTAGAAATTACAAAAAAGTTGTGGAAATTATAGATAGTAGAATTCACATAATTGCACAAATCTAAGTTTTATATATTAAGAGGCCCTTTGGCAGGGCTCAAAAATGGGCTCCAATGCTGGCTCCGGCCGAAGCTCTGTTAAACTGGTGGTTTTGGAGCGGCTCCACATAAGAAGCTGTTGGTGAAGCCCAAAATGGCTTCCACTTCAACCAGCTCCTCCTCTTCAATCTACTCATAAAAAGCAACCGTTTTACCAAACATTTTCCTAAATGGTTTTAGATCCACTAGAGGAGCTGGAGCTAGAACTGAAGCCATTTTTGAAGGAGCCGTAGCCTTGCCAAATAggctttaatttatttattttaaaatatttttgctaAATCATAACTCAACTTATTTAGTTATGTTCTTTCATCCATTTGATGAATCATGATATGCAATATAAGATGAC carries:
- the LOC120711945 gene encoding probable receptor-like serine/threonine-protein kinase At5g57670 isoform X2, with protein sequence MDTIEECGDGDRHLLSGSRILVGVPDNSRGCSELLSWAIGAVAKANDSVVAVHVLGGRGRKKRLQKANAFVIYMLGEFVEACEAKQINLEAKVVRSSNIGRALTQEAALTDGNILIVGRSRNAYHRSHFEIANYCFMHAPKNCSVIAVGREGLPQCNTRLKSRSFDESNISSSSTWSRRFPPLQKLLRSNSMRKLAQSSKEDAEDKSSPRAVLDGPEEREHQVTEECYNTSSHEVSRRGQNGLWRRLSDMKLWLPFLRTIGDDSARASDAGSAYAEDQKPAWRCFSFQEISVATNDFHPDNLAGRGGYAEVYKGVLSDGQQVAVKRLAKGTPSEQKEKEFLAELGIQGHVCHPNTSYLLGCCVENGLYLIFEFCANGTLASALHGKSGKTLEWPLRYKIAVGVARGLQYLHMFCRHRIIHRDIKASNVLLGDDFEPQISDFGLAKWLPKQWTHHSVIPIEGTFGYLAPEYFMHGIVDEKTDIFAFGVLLLEIVTGRRPIDCSKQSLLQWAKPLLEAGQATELADPNLGDDYDKDQLKRMIAVSSRCIMRPAMWRPSMAEVLHFLSTDDCLEEPEKWNIPEDEVDDMDDCTLFSESCSP
- the LOC120711946 gene encoding zinc finger protein CONSTANS-LIKE 2-like, which produces MMGSEGSTSPAAGGASCAVCGGAAAVYCAADAAALCSPCDAAVHAANLLASRHERVPLAMAAAAAAASGVYDDLFAPDDVDAASSWPEAAAPAQGQGSPHQNGSSSTSFTTSDSGAEGRSLFDLLSDVDLATAACVTGGGYLPDGLAPVHHGGAAAPLWSQPGMAAWAAAWSSPADTAAVVVPGAAAVVAAAAERVARVQRYREKRKNRKFQKTIRYASRKAYAEARPRIKGRFVKRAPAAAAATNASDTAKFWLSFSDDARDDGVGFYVDAAAYGVVPSF
- the LOC120711945 gene encoding probable receptor-like serine/threonine-protein kinase At5g57670 isoform X1; translation: MDTIEECGDGDRHLLSGSRILVGVPDNSRGCSELLSWAIGAVAKANDSVVAVHVLGGRGRKKRLQKANAFVIYMLGEFVEACEAKQINLEAKVVRSSNIGRALTQEAALTDGNILIVGRSRNAYHRSHFEIANYCFMHAPKNCSVIAVGREGLPQCNTRLKSRSFDAESNISSSSTWSRRFPPLQKLLRSNSMRKLAQSSKEDAEDKSSPRAVLDGPEEREHQVTEECYNTSSHEVSRRGQNGLWRRLSDMKLWLPFLRTIGDDSARASDAGSAYAEDQKPAWRCFSFQEISVATNDFHPDNLAGRGGYAEVYKGVLSDGQQVAVKRLAKGTPSEQKEKEFLAELGIQGHVCHPNTSYLLGCCVENGLYLIFEFCANGTLASALHGKSGKTLEWPLRYKIAVGVARGLQYLHMFCRHRIIHRDIKASNVLLGDDFEPQISDFGLAKWLPKQWTHHSVIPIEGTFGYLAPEYFMHGIVDEKTDIFAFGVLLLEIVTGRRPIDCSKQSLLQWAKPLLEAGQATELADPNLGDDYDKDQLKRMIAVSSRCIMRPAMWRPSMAEVLHFLSTDDCLEEPEKWNIPEDEVDDMDDCTLFSESCSP